The following are encoded together in the Peromyscus leucopus breed LL Stock chromosome 1, UCI_PerLeu_2.1, whole genome shotgun sequence genome:
- the Slc7a9 gene encoding B(0,+)-type amino acid transporter 1: MEETSLRRRREDEKSIQSNEPKTTSLQKEVGLLSGICIIVGTIIGSGIFISPKSVLANTESVGPCLIIWAACGILATLGALCFAELGTMITKSGGEYPYLMEAFGPIPAYLFSWTSLIVMKPSSFAIICLSFSEYVCAAFYSGCKPPDVVVKLLAAAAILLITTVNALSVRLGSYVQNVFTAAKLVIVAIIIISGLVFLAQGKTKNFQNSFEGAQTSVGAISLAFYNGLWAYDGWNQLNYITEELRNPYRNLPMAIVIGIPLVTVCYILVNISYFTVMTPTELLQSQAVAVTFGDRVLYPASWVVPLFVAFSTIGAANGTCFTAGRLIYVAGREGHMLKVLSYISVKRLTPAPALIFYGIIATIYIIPGDINSLVNYFSFAAWLFYGMTILGLVVMRFTRKDLERPIKVPIFIPVFVILISLLLVLAPIITKPAWEYLYCVLFILSGLIFYFLFVHYKFEWAQRISRPVTMHLQMLMEVVPPEKDPE; this comes from the exons ATGGAGGAGACAAGCTTGAGGAGACGGAGAGAGGATGAGAAATCCATCCAGAGCAATGAACCCAAGACCACAAGTCTCCAGAAAGAG GTGGGTCTTCTCAGCGGCATCTGCATCATCGTGGGCACCATCATTGGCTCCGGGATCTTCATCTCCCCCAAGTCTGTGCTGGCCAACACAGAATCTGTGGGGCCCTGCCTCATCATATGGGCAGCCTGTGGAATCCTTGCTACGCTAG GTGCCTTGTGCTTTGCAGAGCTTGGCACGATGATCACCAAGTCGGGGGGTGAGTACCCCTACCTGATGGAGGCCTTTGGCCCCATCCCTGCCTACCTGTTCTCCTGGACCAGCCTGATCGTCATGAAGCCCTCATCCTTCGCCATCATCTGCCTCAGCTTTTCCGAGTATGTGTGTGCAGCCTTTTACTCGGGCTGCAAGCCTCCTGACGTGGTCGTGAAACTCCTGGCTGCTGCCGCCATCT TGCTTATCACTACAGTGAACGCCCTGAGCGTGCGGCTTGGGAGCTATGTTCAGAATGTCTTCACGGCGGCCAAGCTGGTGATCGtggccatcatcatcatcagcggACTGGTCTTCCTGGCCCAAG GAAAGACGAAGAACTTCCAGAATTCTTTTGAGGGCGCACAGACCTCTGTGGGTGCCATCAGCCTGGCATTTTACAATGGACTCTGGGCCTATGATGGGTG GAATCAGCTCAACTACATCACTGAGGAGCTCAGAAACCCCTACAG AAACCTGCCCATGGCCATTGTCATTGGGATTCCTCTCGTGACCGTGTGCTACATCCTTGTGAACATTTCCTACTTCACAGTGATGACCCCAACAGAGCTCCTGCAGTCccaggctgtggctgtg ACCTTCGGAGACCGGGTTCTCTACCCAGCATCTTGGGTAGTCCCACTTTTTGTGGCCTTTTCAACCATCGGTGCTGCTAATGGGACCTGCTTTACAGCGGGCAG ACTCATCTATGTGGCGGGCCGAGAAGGCCACATGCTTAAAGTGCTCTCGTACATCAGTGTCAAGCGCCTCACGCCTGCCCCTGCCCTCATATTCTAT GGTATCATAGCCACCATTTACATCATCCCCGGTGACATCAACTCCCTAGTCAATTATTTCAGTTTTGCTGCGTGGCTGTTTTATGGGATGACAATCCTAGGACTCGTTGTGATGAGATTCACAAGGAAAGACCTTGAAAGGCCCATCAAG GTGCCCATCTTCATCCCTGTCTTCGTGATTCTCATATCGCTTCTTTTGGTGTTGGCCCCGATCATCACTAAGCCAGCCTGGGAGTATCTCTACTGTGTATTATTCATACTGAGTGGACTTATATTCTACTTCCTTTTTGTCCACTACAAGTTCGAATGGGCCCAGAGAATCTCCA GGCCGGTCACCATGCACCTGCAGATGCTGATGGAAGTTGTCCCACCAGAGAAGGACCCGGAGTAA